In Vreelandella piezotolerans, one genomic interval encodes:
- a CDS encoding urease accessory protein UreD — MMLSELAPPAADSGHRFDAERRWAASLALRFAHRDGVTRLVQARHQGPLRVQRPFYPEGSHEACHVYVLHPPGGLVSGDALTIRAHVERGAHALLTTPAANKLYKADSQGVAWTQNTELTVEEGGALEWLPQETIAFDGSKGTQRTHIALQGRARCLGWEVMALGRPASDLPYVSGRIEQHFRLTLDGKPLWLERQPLDPGHPRFVGRWGQGGATVQATLWAVGIDDAAAAIEALREALPSNSRWAVTVRHGVLLLRYLGASRNEAWALCEQAWHLLRPRWIERKAHTPRIWLT, encoded by the coding sequence ATGATGCTGAGCGAACTTGCCCCACCCGCCGCCGATTCAGGCCACCGTTTCGATGCCGAGCGCCGCTGGGCCGCCTCGCTGGCGCTACGCTTTGCCCATCGCGATGGTGTTACCCGGCTAGTGCAGGCGCGCCACCAAGGACCGTTACGGGTGCAGCGCCCGTTCTATCCAGAGGGCAGCCATGAGGCGTGCCACGTATACGTACTACACCCGCCCGGGGGGCTGGTGAGCGGCGATGCGCTGACCATTCGTGCCCATGTCGAGCGCGGCGCACACGCGCTGCTCACCACCCCCGCTGCCAACAAGCTCTACAAAGCTGACAGCCAAGGTGTGGCTTGGACCCAGAACACCGAGCTGACGGTCGAAGAGGGCGGCGCCTTGGAGTGGCTGCCCCAGGAAACCATCGCGTTCGATGGCTCAAAGGGCACTCAGCGCACCCATATCGCGCTACAGGGCCGAGCCCGCTGCTTAGGCTGGGAGGTAATGGCCCTCGGCCGCCCGGCAAGCGACCTGCCCTATGTCTCCGGGCGCATCGAGCAGCACTTTCGCTTGACTCTGGATGGCAAACCGCTGTGGCTTGAACGCCAGCCGCTCGACCCCGGGCACCCACGCTTTGTGGGCCGCTGGGGCCAAGGCGGCGCAACGGTGCAGGCCACGCTCTGGGCGGTGGGCATCGACGATGCCGCTGCGGCTATTGAAGCATTGCGTGAAGCGCTGCCGAGCAACTCCCGCTGGGCGGTGACCGTTCGCCATGGCGTACTGCTATTGCGCTATTTAGGTGCATCCCGAAATGAGGCCTGGGCGCTGTGTGAGCAGGCCTGGCACCTACTGCGGCCCCGTTGGATCGAGCGCAAGGCGCACACGCCGCGTATTTGGCTAACCTGA
- a CDS encoding DUF2946 family protein, with protein sequence MGYRIALYLAFAALFLVFAGPLLSQFQAQGHATAHAHGQHATHSTTSPAPSPHDHDPLHRWYHPCDYCGLWQHTPTAPQHLPAIGSTAFPSRTPLPSVFASRAAVSRHYPHAHSRAPPSPRLI encoded by the coding sequence ATGGGGTACCGTATAGCGCTCTACTTGGCGTTCGCGGCGCTCTTTCTGGTATTTGCCGGGCCGCTCCTCTCGCAGTTTCAAGCGCAGGGCCACGCTACCGCGCATGCCCATGGCCAGCATGCCACGCATTCTACGACGTCGCCCGCCCCGTCGCCGCACGACCATGATCCGCTCCACCGCTGGTATCACCCCTGTGATTATTGCGGCTTATGGCAGCATACGCCGACCGCCCCTCAACACTTACCCGCCATTGGCAGCACGGCATTTCCATCGCGTACACCCCTGCCCTCGGTGTTCGCTTCGCGCGCTGCAGTGTCACGTCACTATCCCCACGCTCACTCCCGCGCCCCACCGTCGCCACGCCTCATTTAA
- a CDS encoding PepSY-associated TM helix domain-containing protein, which produces MTMPSSQVARKASLDLYRAVWRWHFYAGLLVLPFLITLSLTGALYLFDDELDGLIHSDLKRVEAQQDVQLPATLVSAALQAHPGTAVKYTSPTTPESSAEITVNALSGERLAVYVNPYTAEVLGSLDDRGTVMWTVRYLHSFKFFGQTPRKLIEMAAGWSILLVATGIYLWWPRKGSGGVVRVRGKPKSRVFWRDLHAVLGLFVGGFIVFLAITGMPWSGVWGAQVNEWANGNNFGYPSGVRVEVPMSNAYLSDQGSTSWSLEQAQVPESTPPAAPTPRIGLNNAVAQLEALGLQQGYTVNLPTTAAGVYTGSIYPDDLSQQRVVHLDQYSGKPLIDMRYADYGPLGRWLEFGINVHLGQEFGLINQLVLLAVCIAIIVMCVAAGVMWWKRRPSGGMGVPPLPTDKRVFRGLIAMLVIGGVLFPLVGASLLVMLIIDWLIVRPLQERRPARQG; this is translated from the coding sequence ATGACGATGCCGTCTTCCCAGGTGGCGCGCAAAGCGTCACTCGATCTGTATCGCGCCGTTTGGCGCTGGCACTTTTATGCAGGCCTGTTAGTCCTGCCTTTTTTGATTACTCTGTCGCTGACCGGAGCGCTTTACCTGTTCGATGACGAGCTGGATGGCCTCATCCACTCCGATCTCAAGCGCGTGGAGGCACAGCAGGACGTGCAGCTACCCGCAACGCTCGTGAGCGCCGCGCTGCAGGCGCACCCCGGCACGGCGGTGAAGTACACCTCCCCCACCACGCCGGAAAGCTCGGCTGAAATTACCGTCAATGCCCTTAGCGGAGAACGGTTGGCCGTCTATGTGAACCCGTACACTGCCGAGGTGCTGGGCTCGCTGGATGACCGGGGCACGGTGATGTGGACCGTGCGCTACCTGCATAGCTTTAAATTTTTCGGGCAAACGCCGCGCAAGCTGATCGAGATGGCCGCGGGCTGGTCGATCTTGCTGGTCGCCACGGGCATCTATCTGTGGTGGCCACGCAAAGGTAGCGGCGGCGTGGTGCGCGTGCGCGGCAAGCCCAAAAGCCGCGTATTCTGGCGCGACCTGCACGCGGTGCTGGGGCTCTTTGTCGGCGGGTTTATCGTCTTTCTGGCCATTACCGGCATGCCGTGGTCGGGGGTGTGGGGCGCGCAGGTGAATGAGTGGGCCAACGGCAATAACTTTGGCTACCCGTCCGGCGTGCGTGTTGAAGTGCCGATGTCCAACGCCTACCTGAGCGACCAGGGCAGCACGAGCTGGTCGCTGGAGCAGGCGCAAGTGCCGGAATCGACACCGCCCGCCGCGCCCACCCCGCGCATTGGGTTGAACAACGCCGTGGCGCAGCTGGAAGCGCTGGGCTTGCAGCAGGGCTACACGGTCAACCTACCTACCACGGCCGCCGGGGTGTACACCGGCTCGATTTATCCCGATGACTTGTCCCAGCAGCGCGTGGTCCACCTCGACCAGTACAGCGGCAAGCCGCTAATCGATATGCGCTACGCCGACTACGGCCCGCTCGGTCGCTGGCTGGAGTTTGGAATTAATGTACATTTGGGGCAGGAGTTTGGGCTGATCAATCAGCTCGTGCTGCTGGCGGTGTGTATCGCGATCATCGTGATGTGCGTGGCGGCCGGTGTGATGTGGTGGAAACGCCGTCCTTCGGGGGGCATGGGCGTGCCGCCCTTGCCCACTGATAAGCGCGTGTTTCGTGGGCTGATCGCCATGTTAGTGATAGGCGGCGTGCTGTTTCCGCTCGTTGGGGCGTCGCTGCTCGTGATGCTGATCATCGACTGGCTGATCGTGCGGCCATTGCAAGAGCGCCGCCCCGCTCGCCAAGGCTAG
- a CDS encoding copper chaperone PCu(A)C, translating into MSMRATLLTALLMMSTPLLAAHHGGDSSEAMAGHSAIEAEQPWTRATPPGAGAGGGFVTLTNHGDGDDMLIGATSPVTERVEIHIMEMDGDVMRMAPLPGGIELPAGGSVTLAPGGLHLMLMELDSPIVEGEPVPVTLEFQHAEPMEIELRVLPVGESPEGHHHESGHSHGHNHAAH; encoded by the coding sequence ATGTCGATGCGCGCTACGCTACTTACAGCACTGTTGATGATGAGTACCCCGCTGTTGGCGGCCCATCACGGTGGCGATTCCTCTGAGGCGATGGCAGGGCACTCCGCTATCGAAGCGGAGCAACCCTGGACCCGTGCCACGCCGCCGGGAGCGGGGGCGGGCGGTGGCTTCGTCACCCTTACCAATCACGGCGATGGCGACGACATGCTGATAGGAGCGACCAGTCCGGTCACCGAGCGTGTCGAGATTCACATCATGGAGATGGACGGCGATGTGATGCGCATGGCCCCCCTGCCCGGTGGCATCGAGTTACCGGCAGGTGGGAGCGTGACGCTCGCGCCGGGCGGCTTGCACTTGATGTTGATGGAACTGGACTCACCCATCGTCGAGGGTGAGCCCGTCCCCGTGACGCTGGAGTTCCAACACGCCGAGCCGATGGAGATCGAGCTTCGGGTGCTGCCCGTAGGGGAGTCTCCAGAGGGTCACCACCATGAAAGTGGTCATAGTCATGGCCATAATCACGCGGCGCACTAA
- a CDS encoding diguanylate cyclase, whose translation MRYKDKHQLAAEWQALLERTPVALRQAVETLVESRRDIFADHFYQVMLEDPHASLFLSNEQVKNRLHPSMQRWLSAMFAVEHADFESLVEQQEKVGQVHARIDIPVNLVLNGARQLKQALYAHIHATLGAELSSGEAAVYVSDHIDMAMEIMSHAYSVANNRNTRTEEAYKLFSLTQSIGDERERQRSALLDWENALMFAVAAQQATTALPRLASSEFGLWYHHKACHAFEGAPEITTISRHVRRVDEEWLAQLGDSDSQRRLTALSSIRDAARTILMLLDDVLDRASGLEAGRDSLTRLLNRKFLSVVLNREIEIARHSEKCFALLMVDIDHFKAINDTHGHDAGDHVLQQVASILDRSTRGGDYVFRMGGEEFLIVLVDTDQDGSRLFAERLRHAVAKEPMLAAADTLLNVTVSIGVTLHDGHPDYQRSMQRADQALYQAKRSGRDRVVVAAATE comes from the coding sequence ATGCGTTATAAAGACAAACATCAGCTCGCTGCCGAGTGGCAGGCACTCCTGGAGCGCACGCCGGTGGCGCTTCGCCAGGCGGTGGAGACGCTGGTGGAATCCCGCCGCGATATCTTTGCCGATCATTTTTATCAAGTGATGTTGGAAGACCCCCACGCGTCGCTGTTTCTCTCCAATGAGCAGGTAAAAAACCGGCTGCACCCCTCCATGCAGCGCTGGCTCAGTGCTATGTTTGCCGTCGAGCATGCGGATTTCGAATCGCTGGTCGAGCAGCAGGAAAAGGTTGGCCAAGTGCATGCGCGTATCGATATTCCCGTGAATTTAGTGCTCAACGGCGCGCGACAGTTGAAGCAGGCGCTGTATGCGCACATTCACGCTACCCTGGGGGCGGAACTCTCCTCCGGCGAGGCGGCGGTGTATGTGTCCGATCATATCGATATGGCGATGGAAATCATGAGCCACGCCTACTCCGTGGCCAACAATCGCAATACCCGCACCGAAGAAGCCTATAAGCTGTTCTCTTTGACCCAGAGCATCGGCGATGAGCGCGAGCGGCAGCGTTCGGCGCTGCTCGATTGGGAAAACGCACTGATGTTTGCCGTCGCTGCGCAGCAGGCAACGACGGCTTTACCCCGATTAGCCAGTTCCGAGTTTGGGCTTTGGTATCACCACAAGGCGTGTCACGCCTTTGAGGGCGCGCCGGAAATTACCACCATTTCACGGCATGTTCGCCGCGTGGACGAGGAGTGGCTCGCCCAGCTAGGCGACTCAGACAGCCAGCGTCGCCTGACCGCGTTGAGCAGCATTCGCGATGCGGCTCGCACGATCTTGATGCTGTTGGATGACGTTCTGGATCGCGCCTCGGGGCTCGAAGCAGGCCGCGATAGCCTGACGCGTTTGCTCAATCGCAAGTTCCTCTCGGTGGTGCTGAACCGTGAAATAGAGATCGCGCGCCACTCGGAAAAGTGTTTTGCGCTTCTCATGGTGGATATCGATCACTTCAAGGCGATCAACGATACCCACGGCCATGACGCGGGCGACCATGTGCTGCAGCAGGTGGCCAGCATTCTCGACCGCTCGACCCGGGGCGGTGACTACGTGTTCCGCATGGGCGGTGAAGAGTTTTTGATCGTGCTAGTGGATACGGACCAAGACGGTAGCCGCCTGTTTGCCGAGCGGCTGCGCCACGCCGTGGCCAAAGAGCCGATGTTGGCCGCTGCCGATACGCTGCTGAACGTCACGGTGAGTATCGGTGTCACGCTGCACGATGGTCACCCCGATTACCAGCGCTCGATGCAGCGTGCCGACCAAGCGCTGTACCAAGCGAAACGCAGTGGGCGCGACCGGGTGGTGGTGGCCGCTGCCACTGAGTAA
- the urtE gene encoding urea ABC transporter ATP-binding subunit UrtE — translation MLAIEKLNQFYGESHTLWDLDLDVPAGQCTCVMGRNGVGKTTLMKAIMGEVAVKSGQLRYQGDGSEIELTKKAVEARSRLGIGFVPQGRQIFPLLTVEENLRTGLAARGDGLKKIPERIYELFPVLKEMKHRRGGDLSGGQQQQLAIGRALVIEPKLLILDEPGEGIQPNIVAQIGQVIRQLIKEDGLTVLLVEQKLPFARKYADRFVIMDRGRPVAKGEISELSNELIKQHLTV, via the coding sequence ATGCTAGCCATTGAAAAGCTCAACCAGTTCTACGGCGAGAGCCACACCTTGTGGGACTTAGACCTAGACGTGCCCGCCGGGCAGTGCACCTGCGTGATGGGCCGCAACGGGGTGGGTAAAACCACCCTGATGAAAGCCATCATGGGCGAAGTCGCGGTGAAAAGTGGCCAGCTGCGCTACCAGGGCGACGGCAGCGAGATCGAACTCACCAAAAAAGCCGTGGAAGCGCGCTCGCGACTGGGCATCGGCTTCGTGCCACAGGGGCGGCAGATATTCCCGCTGCTCACGGTGGAGGAGAACCTGCGCACCGGCTTGGCCGCCCGAGGCGACGGGCTGAAGAAAATTCCCGAGCGCATCTACGAGCTATTTCCAGTGCTCAAGGAGATGAAGCACCGCCGTGGCGGTGACCTATCCGGCGGGCAACAGCAGCAGCTTGCCATTGGCCGCGCGCTGGTGATCGAACCGAAGCTGCTGATTCTGGACGAGCCCGGCGAGGGCATTCAGCCCAATATCGTCGCCCAAATCGGCCAGGTGATTCGCCAACTGATCAAAGAGGACGGCCTGACGGTGCTGCTGGTCGAGCAAAAGCTGCCCTTTGCCCGCAAATACGCCGATCGCTTCGTCATCATGGACCGCGGCCGTCCGGTGGCCAAAGGCGAGATCAGCGAACTCTCCAACGAGCTGATCAAGCAGCATTTGACGGTTTGA
- the urtD gene encoding urea ABC transporter ATP-binding protein UrtD — translation MSLLQSLKARDRVFDFMATQSSPVDVRHGPILYMEDVTVSFDGFKAINNLNLTIDDGELRCIIGPNGAGKTTMMDIITGKTRPTEGSVWFGSRHNLLQMNEPDIASLGIGRKFQKPTVFEALSVFENLELAMAADKRIFPTLTARMTGEIKDRIDDVLETIGLTELRFQPAGILSHGQKQWLEIGMLLMQRPRLLLVDEPVAGMTEQEMERTAELLTGLAGKQSVVVVEHDMGFVRSIARKVTVLHQGSVLAEGSMDQVSNDPKVVEVYLGSDEEESA, via the coding sequence ATGAGCCTATTACAATCGCTAAAAGCGCGGGATAGGGTGTTCGATTTCATGGCGACCCAGTCCTCGCCGGTCGACGTGCGCCACGGCCCGATTCTGTATATGGAAGACGTCACCGTCAGCTTCGATGGCTTCAAGGCGATCAACAACTTGAACTTGACCATCGACGACGGCGAGCTGCGCTGCATCATCGGCCCCAACGGGGCCGGTAAAACCACCATGATGGATATCATCACCGGCAAGACGCGGCCTACCGAGGGCAGCGTGTGGTTCGGCAGCCGCCACAACCTGCTGCAAATGAACGAGCCAGACATTGCTAGCCTCGGCATTGGCCGTAAGTTCCAGAAGCCCACGGTGTTCGAAGCGCTCAGCGTGTTCGAGAACCTGGAGCTGGCGATGGCCGCTGACAAGCGCATCTTCCCCACGCTGACCGCCCGCATGACTGGGGAGATCAAAGACCGCATCGACGACGTGCTGGAAACCATCGGCCTGACCGAGCTGCGCTTTCAGCCCGCCGGGATCCTCTCCCACGGCCAAAAACAGTGGCTGGAGATCGGCATGCTGTTGATGCAGCGCCCGCGTCTGCTGTTGGTGGATGAGCCGGTGGCGGGCATGACCGAGCAGGAGATGGAGCGCACCGCCGAGCTGCTCACCGGCTTGGCGGGCAAGCAGTCGGTGGTGGTGGTAGAGCACGACATGGGCTTCGTGCGCTCGATTGCGCGCAAGGTGACCGTGCTGCACCAGGGCAGCGTGCTGGCCGAGGGCAGCATGGATCAGGTCTCCAACGACCCTAAAGTGGTCGAGGTGTATCTAGGGTCGGATGAAGAGGAGAGCGCCTGA
- the urtC gene encoding urea ABC transporter permease subunit UrtC translates to MTMQSTSSQFWLTRPFGERATQLFLGVLLSALVLVTVLHLAVPQGHPLHVNAYTVNLFGKYLSYALLAVAVDLVWGYLGILSLGHGAFFAIGGYAMGMYLMRQIGDRGTYGHPVLPDFMVFLNWDSLPWYWHGFDMAWFAFAMVLLAPGMLALVFGFLAFRSRVTGVYLSIITQALTFALMLAFFRNEMGFGGNNGLTDFRELLGFNLRSDATRLGLFIATGVALALGYILCRAIVTSKLGRVCVATRDAEARTRFIGYRVERFQLFVFVVSAMLAGLAGALYVPQVGIINPSEFSPLFSIEIVLWVALGGRATLYGAVIGAILVNYAKTIFTGIMPDAWLFALGALFVLVTVLLPKGVAGLLGHLKRRKEEDHPPKEATA, encoded by the coding sequence ATGACGATGCAATCGACGTCTAGTCAATTCTGGCTGACACGCCCGTTCGGTGAGCGGGCCACGCAACTTTTCCTCGGCGTCCTGTTGAGCGCCCTGGTGCTGGTCACCGTGCTGCATTTGGCGGTGCCCCAGGGGCATCCGCTGCATGTGAACGCTTACACCGTCAACCTGTTCGGTAAGTACCTGAGCTACGCGCTGCTCGCGGTGGCGGTGGATTTGGTGTGGGGCTATTTGGGCATCTTGAGCCTGGGCCACGGGGCGTTTTTCGCCATTGGCGGCTACGCCATGGGCATGTATCTGATGCGCCAAATCGGTGACCGAGGCACCTACGGCCATCCGGTCCTGCCGGACTTCATGGTGTTCCTCAACTGGGACAGCCTGCCCTGGTACTGGCACGGCTTCGACATGGCCTGGTTCGCCTTTGCCATGGTGCTACTGGCACCGGGGATGCTGGCGCTGGTGTTCGGCTTTTTGGCCTTCCGATCGCGGGTCACGGGGGTGTATCTCTCGATCATCACCCAGGCGCTCACCTTTGCCCTGATGCTGGCCTTCTTCCGCAACGAGATGGGCTTTGGCGGCAATAACGGCCTGACCGATTTCCGCGAGCTGCTGGGCTTCAACCTGCGTAGCGACGCCACCCGCTTGGGGCTATTCATTGCCACCGGCGTGGCGCTGGCGCTGGGCTATATCCTCTGCCGCGCCATCGTCACCAGCAAGCTGGGCCGGGTCTGTGTGGCCACGCGGGATGCCGAGGCGCGCACGCGTTTCATAGGCTATCGCGTCGAGCGCTTCCAGCTCTTCGTGTTCGTGGTCTCGGCCATGCTGGCAGGCCTTGCCGGGGCGCTTTATGTACCGCAGGTGGGTATCATCAACCCCAGCGAGTTCTCGCCGCTGTTCTCCATCGAAATCGTGCTGTGGGTGGCGTTGGGTGGCCGGGCCACGCTGTACGGCGCGGTGATCGGCGCGATTTTGGTCAACTACGCCAAAACCATTTTCACCGGCATCATGCCCGACGCCTGGCTGTTCGCCCTGGGTGCGCTGTTCGTGCTGGTCACGGTGCTGCTGCCGAAAGGTGTAGCGGGGCTGTTAGGCCACCTAAAGCGCCGTAAAGAGGAGGATCACCCACCCAAGGAGGCCACCGCATGA
- the urtB gene encoding urea ABC transporter permease subunit UrtB, translated as MRRFLSLGLLCLMLLGTALTAQAQSSSSTPDDQAALALLTALDVDSYRDKGDAITAILQSDDERARDWLQALLDGRLQRTDDGRFVLVLDNRGRDWPVADALTNEPLGDMSRRDLDRIGINNALRNQLRSAIAVVDLYSPNVERRRTSADRLLGEVDGELAETLAPVIADAEDEYVRTRLAQAVAIYRAEQGEMAGVEALTGSLHPRARVALGRAANSDDAVVADAATAALAGIEQQLKINRGLETLYFGLSLGSVLVLAAIGLAITFGVMGVINMAHGELMMLGAYTTWMMQQLLPGQPGLALILSIPAGFMVAALVGIAIERGVIQFLKGRPLETLLATFGISLILQQLVRTVISPLNRTVVTPEWMSGSLVINDALSLTLNRMYVLGFALVVFAALMLIMRRTRLGLEVRAVTQNRAMARSMGIRATRVDIMTFALGSGVAGLAGVALSQLTNVGPNLGQNYIIDSFMVVVFGGVGNLWGTLVAGLSLGVINQVLEPWAGAVLAKIIVLVFIILFIQKRPRGLFPQKGRAAEG; from the coding sequence ATGAGGCGTTTCCTTTCCTTGGGGCTACTGTGTCTGATGCTACTCGGCACCGCCTTGACGGCGCAGGCACAAAGCAGCTCCTCGACCCCCGATGACCAAGCAGCCCTCGCGCTGTTGACAGCGCTGGATGTGGACTCCTACCGCGATAAAGGCGACGCCATTACCGCCATTTTGCAAAGCGACGACGAGCGCGCCCGCGACTGGCTGCAGGCGCTGCTGGATGGCCGCCTGCAGCGCACCGACGATGGCCGCTTCGTGCTGGTGCTGGATAATCGCGGCCGCGACTGGCCGGTGGCCGATGCGCTGACCAACGAGCCGCTGGGCGACATGTCTCGCCGCGACTTGGACCGCATCGGCATCAACAATGCGCTGCGTAACCAGCTGCGTAGCGCCATTGCCGTGGTGGATCTCTACTCCCCCAACGTCGAGCGCCGCCGCACCTCCGCCGACCGTCTGCTGGGTGAAGTGGACGGCGAGCTTGCCGAGACGTTGGCACCGGTGATTGCCGACGCAGAAGATGAGTACGTGCGCACACGCTTGGCGCAAGCGGTGGCGATATACCGCGCGGAACAGGGTGAGATGGCAGGCGTAGAAGCCCTCACCGGCAGCCTACACCCGCGAGCTCGCGTGGCGCTGGGCCGTGCGGCGAACAGCGACGACGCTGTTGTTGCCGATGCAGCAACAGCGGCGCTGGCTGGCATTGAGCAGCAACTCAAGATCAACCGCGGCCTGGAGACGCTCTACTTCGGCTTGAGCCTGGGCTCGGTGCTGGTGCTGGCAGCCATTGGCCTGGCGATTACCTTTGGCGTTATGGGCGTGATCAACATGGCCCACGGCGAGCTGATGATGCTGGGCGCTTACACCACTTGGATGATGCAGCAGCTGCTGCCGGGCCAGCCGGGGCTGGCGCTGATTCTATCGATTCCGGCGGGCTTTATGGTGGCCGCCCTGGTAGGCATTGCCATCGAGCGGGGTGTGATTCAGTTCCTCAAAGGCCGCCCGCTGGAAACCTTGCTGGCCACCTTCGGTATCAGCTTGATTCTTCAGCAGCTGGTGCGCACGGTCATTTCACCGCTCAACCGCACCGTGGTGACGCCGGAGTGGATGAGCGGCTCGCTGGTGATCAACGACGCGCTCTCGCTGACCCTCAACCGTATGTACGTGCTGGGCTTTGCGCTGGTGGTGTTTGCCGCGCTGATGCTGATCATGCGCCGCACCCGACTAGGACTCGAAGTGCGTGCCGTCACCCAGAACCGCGCCATGGCACGCTCCATGGGCATTCGTGCCACTCGCGTGGACATCATGACGTTTGCGCTGGGCTCGGGCGTGGCGGGGTTGGCGGGCGTGGCGCTCTCCCAGCTCACCAACGTGGGACCCAACCTCGGCCAGAACTACATCATCGATTCGTTCATGGTGGTGGTATTCGGCGGCGTGGGTAACCTGTGGGGCACGCTGGTGGCGGGGCTCTCGCTGGGCGTGATCAATCAGGTGCTGGAGCCCTGGGCCGGTGCCGTGTTGGCCAAGATCATCGTGCTGGTGTTCATCATTCTATTCATTCAAAAACGCCCGCGTGGACTCTTCCCGCAGAAGGGCCGGGCTGCGGAGGGCTAA
- the urtA gene encoding urea ABC transporter substrate-binding protein → MTTLQRKTHPRTLSRFATALITAAVISASAQAVAQDDDPIKVGILHSLSGTMAISESTLKDTVEMLIEQQNEAGGLLGRQIEAVVVDPASNWPLFAERARELLAQEEVDVIFGNWTSVSRKAVLPVVEELNGLLFYPVQYEGEESSENVFYTGAAPNQQAIPAVEYLINEVGIERFALIGTDYVYPRTTNRILEAFLKDEHGVAEEDIMVNYTPFGHSDWQNIVSEIRRFGEEGKPTAVISTINGDANVPFYRELANQGIDAADIPVIAFSVGEQELSGIDTAPLVGHLAAWNYFMSVDTDANYDFIDAWIEHTGDEMSVTNDPMEAHYIGFNMWAEAVRKAGTTDVDAVKDAIIGVTVPNLSGGYAAMMPNHHITKPVLIGEVQDNGQFDIVWQTPSTVAGDAWSDYLPGSRDLIADWRKPMECGNFNVVNGSCGGSTAAEEAEAALAE, encoded by the coding sequence GTGACCACACTGCAGCGCAAGACACACCCTCGTACCCTTAGCCGTTTCGCTACTGCCTTGATCACCGCCGCCGTTATAAGCGCGAGCGCCCAAGCGGTCGCCCAAGATGACGACCCCATCAAAGTCGGTATTCTGCACTCGCTCTCTGGCACCATGGCCATCAGTGAATCCACCCTGAAAGACACCGTGGAAATGCTCATCGAGCAGCAGAACGAGGCCGGTGGCCTGTTGGGCCGTCAGATAGAGGCCGTGGTGGTCGACCCTGCGTCCAATTGGCCGCTGTTTGCCGAACGCGCCCGTGAGCTGCTGGCCCAGGAAGAGGTGGATGTGATCTTCGGCAACTGGACCTCCGTCTCCCGTAAAGCGGTGCTGCCTGTGGTCGAAGAGCTCAACGGCCTGCTGTTCTACCCGGTGCAGTACGAGGGCGAAGAGTCGTCGGAAAACGTCTTCTACACCGGGGCTGCCCCTAATCAGCAGGCCATTCCTGCCGTGGAGTATTTGATCAACGAAGTGGGCATCGAGCGCTTCGCGCTGATCGGTACCGACTATGTCTACCCGCGCACCACCAACCGCATCTTAGAAGCCTTCCTGAAAGATGAGCACGGTGTGGCGGAAGAGGACATCATGGTCAACTACACGCCCTTCGGCCACTCGGATTGGCAGAACATCGTCTCCGAAATCCGCCGCTTTGGCGAAGAGGGTAAGCCCACCGCCGTGATCTCTACCATTAACGGCGACGCCAACGTGCCGTTCTACCGCGAGCTGGCTAACCAGGGTATCGACGCCGCCGACATTCCGGTCATCGCCTTCTCGGTGGGCGAGCAGGAACTGTCCGGTATCGATACCGCGCCGTTGGTGGGCCACCTGGCCGCCTGGAACTACTTCATGAGCGTGGATACCGACGCCAACTACGACTTCATCGATGCCTGGATCGAGCATACCGGTGACGAGATGTCGGTGACCAACGACCCCATGGAAGCGCACTACATCGGTTTCAACATGTGGGCCGAAGCGGTGCGTAAAGCGGGTACCACCGACGTGGACGCGGTGAAAGACGCGATTATCGGCGTGACCGTGCCGAACCTCTCCGGCGGCTATGCGGCGATGATGCCCAACCACCACATCACCAAACCAGTGCTGATTGGTGAAGTTCAGGATAACGGGCAGTTCGATATCGTTTGGCAAACGCCCTCTACCGTGGCCGGTGATGCGTGGTCGGACTACCTACCGGGCTCCCGCGACCTGATCGCCGATTGGCGCAAGCCCATGGAGTGCGGCAACTTCAACGTTGTGAACGGCTCGTGCGGGGGTAGCACCGCCGCAGAAGAAGCCGAAGCAGCGCTCGCCGAATAA